The Brachionichthys hirsutus isolate HB-005 chromosome 1, CSIRO-AGI_Bhir_v1, whole genome shotgun sequence genome has a window encoding:
- the alx4a gene encoding homeobox protein aristaless-like 4, translating into MNAQTCVSHSGMTSMDSYYSPSAAPGRDHQPDRYSRYSPTAFLPGKGQAYGGRCRSPFQQECQSLDAAAAGQSTFSKYQLFMQRSSCKTPPEEGKLRYGEWRGGLQDGQVSNRRAKWRKRERFGQMQQVRTHFSTAYELPLLTRPENYAQIQNPSWISGSSAASPVPGCVVPCDTMTPCMTPHPHPASGVSDFLGVPSPAGHMGPSHMGSLFGGSPGMHAGINGYDLNVDPDRKSSSIAALRMKAKEHSAAISWAT; encoded by the exons ATGAACGCGCAGACCTGCGTTTCACACAGCGGCATGACATCCATGGATTCATACTACAGCCCCTCCGCGGCGCCAGGCCGGGACCACCAGCCGGACCGGTACTCCCGGTACAGCCCCACCGCCTTCCTGCCCGGTAAAGGCCAGGCTTACGGGGGGAGGTGCAGGAGCCCCTTCCAGCAGGAGTGCCAGTCATTGGATGCAGCCGCAGCGGGGCAGAGCACCTTCAGCAAGTACCAGCTCTTCATGCAGAGGTCATCCTGCAAAACCCCCCCGGAGGAGGGCAAGCTGCGCTACGgtgagtggaggggggggcttcaagATGGGCAAGTGTCA aaccggagGGCTAAATGGAGGAAAAGGGAACGTTTTGGTCAAATGCAGCAGGTCCGAACTCATTTCTCCACGGCCTACGAGCTTCCTCTCCTGACACGCCCTGAGAACTACGCACAG ATCCAGAACCCTTCCTGGATCAGCGGCAGCAGCGCGGCGTCTCCGGTTCCGGGCTGCGTTGTGCCCTGCGACACCATGACCCCCTGCATGACGCCTCACCCCCACCCCGCCAGCGGGGTGTCCGACTTCCTGGGCGTGCCCAGCCCCGCGGGCCACATGGGGCCGTCCCACATGGGCAGCCTGTTCGGAGGGTCCCCCGGAATGCACGCGGGCATCAACGGGTACGACCTCAACGTGGACCCCGACCGCAAGTCCTCCAGCATCGCCGCGTTGCGCATGAAGGCCAAAGAGCACAGTGCAGCCATATCCTGGGCCACATGA